In a genomic window of Roseiflexus castenholzii DSM 13941:
- a CDS encoding GGDEF domain-containing response regulator, whose amino-acid sequence MSKEKILVVEDAPDISSLLKIYFTSQGYDVLTAMRGQTALEICRKTPPNLALLDVNLPDMEGYEIGKALRQSARTRHIPIIFLTARGEKQDRLKGLGEVQAEYYIVKPFDIEEVHTIVKGALDRARQKNLTHPVTNLPTAELINEQYRTLLSSSGWALALVHINGFDAFTQSYGAMVGEEVLKFTALLISEAINDLGRPEDFAGQMIVGPSFVITSTPDAIQAIAQRLCDRFDADIGLHYDYKDRRNGYITIQGEDGSVRQLPLMSLSIGILTSNDGPFYDIRELSESVEEVRQRAVAEAREQGRKSHMSVGRA is encoded by the coding sequence GTGAGCAAAGAGAAGATCCTGGTCGTCGAAGACGCCCCCGACATTTCCAGTCTGCTCAAGATTTATTTTACGTCGCAGGGGTATGACGTCCTGACCGCAATGCGCGGTCAGACTGCCCTCGAAATTTGCCGGAAGACGCCGCCCAACCTGGCGCTGCTCGATGTCAATCTTCCCGATATGGAAGGGTACGAGATTGGGAAGGCGCTACGCCAGAGTGCGCGAACGCGCCATATTCCGATCATCTTCCTGACGGCGCGCGGCGAAAAGCAGGATCGCCTGAAGGGACTCGGCGAGGTCCAGGCGGAGTATTACATCGTGAAGCCCTTTGATATCGAAGAAGTGCATACGATTGTCAAAGGCGCCCTTGATCGCGCGCGGCAGAAGAATCTGACCCATCCGGTCACGAACCTGCCAACCGCCGAGTTGATCAATGAACAATATCGCACCTTGCTGTCCAGCAGCGGATGGGCGCTGGCGTTGGTGCATATCAACGGCTTCGACGCCTTCACGCAGTCCTATGGCGCTATGGTTGGCGAAGAGGTGCTGAAGTTTACGGCGCTGTTAATCAGCGAGGCGATCAACGACTTGGGGCGCCCTGAAGATTTTGCCGGGCAAATGATTGTCGGTCCGTCGTTTGTCATTACCTCGACGCCTGATGCCATCCAGGCGATCGCTCAGCGCCTGTGCGACCGGTTCGATGCAGACATTGGGCTGCACTACGACTACAAGGATCGCCGCAATGGGTATATCACGATCCAGGGAGAGGATGGCAGTGTGCGGCAGTTGCCGTTGATGTCGCTCTCGATAGGCATTCTGACCAGCAACGACGGGCCGTTTTACGATATTCGCGAACTGAGCGAAAGTGTTGAAGAAGTTCGGCAGCGCGCCGTCGCCGAGGCGCGTGAGCAGGGGCGCAAAAGCCATATGAGCGTCGGACGAGCATAG
- a CDS encoding multidrug transporter produces MKRIIIRERTLIPPFGEPARDLRVLNKPLWLLQRDLLAPYCRGALEVDSLEEAPPVNEELLVHRDNLFFNEYLIDAFIREARKTGRACRIAFARNDAAIVTHALHLQEGIRLDERHGVYVADLFYYPRGPDADPEPLVIDTLPREMGYYHIPSYMARHGDLVFQVPMRAFLSIENWVHLFLANSPFGVFSWGRIHEQLVEESWKEKIAVSLTTLAERLNPFAPPWRNHFLSCSRLVKVGKNCSIDPTAVIHGPTVIGNNVYIGAGVVITNSLIGDNVNIMQGSQVMLSVVSDRCYLPFNAGLFMTTLMENSMVAQLSCLQLCVVGRNTFIGAGNIFTDFHLLNRPIRTFHRWKGAEKPELAEVGLPVLGSAVGHNVKIGSGFVVYPARMIESNTVLLYSAPDTAIGHNVVHLAGDDEDDADASGEPRRTVYRWPHRYDPAVHDGDEEPHGPLLISMSLAQSVSARR; encoded by the coding sequence ATGAAACGCATTATCATCCGCGAGCGCACGCTCATTCCCCCCTTCGGCGAGCCGGCGCGCGATCTGCGTGTGCTGAACAAACCGCTCTGGCTGCTGCAACGTGACCTGCTCGCTCCCTACTGCCGCGGTGCGCTGGAAGTCGACTCGCTCGAAGAAGCGCCGCCGGTCAACGAAGAATTGCTCGTCCATCGTGACAATCTGTTCTTCAACGAGTACCTGATCGATGCCTTCATCCGCGAGGCGCGCAAAACTGGCCGCGCCTGTCGCATCGCTTTTGCGCGCAACGACGCGGCAATCGTCACGCACGCGCTGCACTTGCAAGAAGGCATTCGCCTCGATGAGCGCCATGGCGTGTACGTCGCCGACCTGTTCTACTACCCACGCGGTCCCGACGCCGATCCGGAGCCGCTGGTGATCGATACGTTGCCGCGCGAAATGGGGTACTACCACATCCCCAGTTATATGGCGCGTCACGGCGACCTGGTGTTTCAGGTGCCAATGCGCGCGTTTCTGTCGATCGAAAACTGGGTGCATCTGTTTCTGGCAAACTCGCCGTTTGGGGTCTTCTCGTGGGGGCGGATCCACGAGCAACTCGTCGAAGAAAGTTGGAAAGAGAAAATTGCGGTATCATTGACCACGCTGGCGGAGCGACTCAACCCGTTTGCTCCGCCCTGGCGCAACCATTTTCTGTCGTGCTCGCGTCTGGTGAAGGTCGGGAAAAATTGCTCGATCGATCCCACAGCGGTTATTCATGGACCGACCGTCATCGGCAACAATGTCTATATCGGCGCTGGCGTCGTGATCACCAATAGCCTGATTGGCGATAACGTCAATATCATGCAGGGATCGCAGGTGATGCTGAGTGTGGTGAGCGACCGCTGCTACCTGCCGTTCAACGCTGGCTTGTTTATGACCACACTGATGGAAAACTCGATGGTCGCCCAACTCAGTTGTTTGCAGTTGTGTGTGGTAGGGCGAAATACCTTCATCGGCGCGGGCAACATTTTTACCGATTTCCACCTGCTGAATCGGCCCATCCGCACCTTTCACCGCTGGAAAGGCGCTGAAAAACCGGAACTGGCTGAGGTCGGATTGCCGGTCCTGGGATCTGCGGTCGGTCACAATGTCAAGATCGGAAGTGGTTTTGTCGTGTACCCGGCACGTATGATAGAATCGAATACTGTGCTGCTCTACTCGGCGCCGGACACCGCCATCGGGCACAATGTCGTGCATCTGGCAGGTGATGATGAGGACGATGCCGACGCAAGCGGCGAGCCGCGCCGTACCGTGTATCGTTGGCCCCATCGGTATGATCCCGCCGTTCACGATGGCGACGAAGAGCCGCACGGTCCGCTGCTGATATCGATGTCGCTTGCGCAATCCGTTTCTGCGCGACGCTAG
- a CDS encoding glycosyltransferase family 4 protein — protein sequence MRIVMLAPFGIRPKGTLAARMLPLAQALTRRGHEVVIVAPPVHNPEDAATCVVYGDVPVVHTAVPSISGATAVAQQTLALLRETLRRSPDVVHLFKPKGYSGLAALLLRATRPALPLVVDTDDWEGFGGWNDLLPYPPAAKRLFAWQERDLLRRANAVTVASRALETLIWSLGIDPDRVFYLPNGVERLASNIPCPMSHVSRATWNLLLYTRFWELDVREVVAALTGITSRRPDARLIVAGKGERGEEQILLRLTARAGLSHVVDYRGWLSPDQIPATLASADVALMPMQDTLINRTRGLAKLLELMGAGLPIVASRVGQAAEYLEHGVSGWLVPPGNAGALAEAALLLLNDADLRQRLSVGARQAAWRYAWGALAPVVEQAYVRARG from the coding sequence ATGCGCATTGTGATGCTTGCTCCGTTCGGCATCCGTCCCAAGGGCACACTGGCGGCGCGCATGTTACCGCTGGCGCAGGCGCTCACGCGGCGTGGGCACGAGGTTGTGATCGTTGCGCCGCCGGTACACAACCCGGAGGACGCCGCAACGTGCGTGGTCTATGGCGATGTACCGGTGGTCCATACCGCTGTGCCGTCGATCTCCGGCGCTACGGCAGTGGCGCAGCAGACTCTCGCGCTGCTACGCGAGACGCTGCGCCGCTCGCCGGATGTTGTGCATCTGTTCAAACCAAAGGGGTATAGCGGTCTCGCCGCTTTGCTGCTTCGGGCGACTCGCCCGGCATTGCCGCTGGTGGTGGATACTGATGATTGGGAAGGTTTCGGCGGTTGGAACGATCTGCTGCCGTATCCTCCGGCGGCAAAGCGTCTGTTTGCCTGGCAGGAGCGCGATCTGCTGCGCCGGGCAAATGCGGTGACGGTCGCCAGTCGCGCGCTCGAAACCCTGATATGGAGTCTTGGCATTGATCCTGATCGCGTCTTTTACCTGCCGAATGGCGTCGAACGTTTAGCATCGAACATCCCGTGTCCCATGTCCCATGTCTCACGTGCAACGTGGAACCTTCTCCTCTATACCCGCTTTTGGGAACTCGATGTGCGCGAGGTTGTGGCGGCGCTTACCGGGATTACGTCCCGGCGACCGGATGCCCGCCTGATCGTAGCCGGCAAAGGTGAGCGTGGCGAGGAGCAGATTCTGCTGCGCCTGACGGCACGCGCCGGTCTTTCACACGTTGTCGATTATCGGGGATGGTTGTCGCCGGATCAGATCCCGGCGACGCTGGCATCCGCCGATGTTGCGCTCATGCCTATGCAGGATACGCTGATCAACCGCACGCGCGGTCTGGCGAAACTGCTCGAGTTGATGGGCGCCGGTCTGCCGATTGTCGCCAGCCGAGTTGGGCAAGCAGCCGAGTACCTGGAGCATGGCGTGAGCGGCTGGCTCGTTCCGCCGGGCAATGCTGGGGCTTTGGCGGAAGCGGCGCTCCTTCTGCTGAACGATGCCGATCTCCGGCAACGCCTGAGTGTTGGGGCGCGTCAGGCGGCCTGGCGCTACGCCTGGGGCGCGCTGGCGCCGGTTGTTGAACAGGCATATGTGAGGGCGCGGGGTTGA
- a CDS encoding 4-vinyl reductase: MPDERGSADELEVRYYPNLIGRLYLISLEDVMGRNGVNALLNLAGTRHLVNNYPPNNLKREFPFSDLSAISKATETMYGPRGARGMELRAGRYAFNLGLKEFGPLLGMADLALKLMPMTMKMKIVLNATAQTFDRFSDQPSHVEERKGQFLYIIDKCPICWGRKSDRPVGHLAQGILEEALTWVTGGHSFRIEQTECQGMGCERCIFAIDKDPID; the protein is encoded by the coding sequence ATGCCTGACGAGCGTGGCAGCGCAGATGAACTTGAGGTGCGATATTATCCCAATCTGATCGGCCGCCTGTATCTCATCAGCCTCGAGGATGTCATGGGGCGAAATGGCGTCAATGCGCTGTTGAACCTGGCCGGAACCCGGCATCTGGTCAATAATTACCCGCCAAATAACCTCAAACGCGAATTTCCATTCTCGGATTTGTCGGCGATCTCCAAAGCCACCGAGACGATGTACGGTCCACGCGGCGCGCGCGGCATGGAACTTCGCGCTGGACGCTATGCGTTCAACCTGGGGCTGAAAGAATTTGGTCCGCTCCTCGGTATGGCTGACCTTGCGCTGAAGCTCATGCCGATGACGATGAAAATGAAGATCGTTCTCAATGCGACGGCGCAGACATTTGATCGGTTCAGTGATCAACCGTCCCATGTCGAGGAGCGTAAGGGTCAGTTCCTGTACATTATCGATAAATGCCCGATCTGTTGGGGACGGAAATCGGATCGTCCGGTTGGCCATCTTGCGCAGGGTATTCTCGAAGAAGCGCTCACATGGGTCACCGGCGGTCATTCGTTCCGTATCGAACAGACTGAGTGCCAGGGCATGGGATGCGAACGATGTATCTTTGCCATCGATAAAGACCCGATCGATTAG
- a CDS encoding GAF domain-containing protein, giving the protein MDATTVTSPHVRAWEILTGLAEYGRSVSGDAQSLAQRIVDLAQECLPCPWGVIALQFEGATISAGWGVGAEWRQRLIERAIPVPDQTIELPLYIRDEPAGMVWLGIPAAHHEQLTPGFLTTLRHQIELLIALLDREVASVPTTETAESSREQRYADEIDTLRAVSVHLGSGLASHELPRAVVRWAQQLVPCTTVLLSLFNLETGLLEPVASLGAPLESPAPIVSNDHQMLSEWVARHRRTIRLSDIRYAPILPAVVAFADGRPIGAYMATPLQVGNQVVGVLELMDVQPDRLGEHEERLIAILAAQAAQSIASAQRYAEDDEHLQGRLLQLRSLQRISRELTSTLYLHNILDFALKEALRATRATQGYVALRGYVVEREAFEMEQSDALGVAVSPQTYVTLRSVGENGPVRLIVAEGYAPDDDHQLINTILDERRTVAAEVIARGEARIVDQLMDDDRPAAVGPLPAATLAAPIYYEERVIGVINLHSSRTRAFNRDALDFIRAVADQIALAIGNEERYHEQRRQRDLLAQRATTLNEVLRIGQEMRADRSLDDVLEQIAFSVAETARFRSVAFYLIDADDGATASLVAAAGLPLSDIERLRRRHLPLSLLAQLLDPRYRIGRSFFVPGVRVRELIDGADLRLLSPLETEGLRTADEWQVDDVLIVPLYRSKSRLVGIMVVDEPYDRQLPTPRAVETLEIFADQAAIAIENATLLREARSQAEQMAALYRASAAMVSSLDLDSLLERIYEEIEAHVGTPSFCFVASYNPLRDEICFELFKREGVTAAHLHKRTIPRSGLSGWVIDHGRMLHIEDYLEAQDRLPVTPVNLGEPIRSWVGIPLMRQNQTIGVLSVQSFEPHAFDARDVQWLSTVANQLAVALSNAQLFAERGQRINELNLINYIGHITSSTFDIERMFAGVYEALAGFLPVDAFVACVYDSARDRIGQTFIVAHGTRVYQRIDRAPSPGGLIRRVIDAHQPMCLEDAHRGTIDVGLDVVYPGDADHAWVSSVGVPLAAGDHEVVGVLVLQSATPRAYGDRELAFLSTVAVQVALGVQNIRLFTEARDSATALQRKVGELSALLRAAQVLSSSLKPDDVLQSLMAIVAEQLQVDTVALWKIDTDGFLSPAAMQGISPDMARVLRVPIGRGLTGRVAASGRPLVVTNVEEDGTSLYPQFNREHQYTSFMGVPVAYREQTIGVLSVMTVSQRSFSDDEVTLLAGIADQAAIALENARLFAERERRIAELTALNHISQAINVSLSTAEILEALHRGMSEVLDTSQSFIALYDAKTRRLTFPLVYEDGRRAPDRETEVIVLDDLAGGLTPTVILERRPLLLRTRQEVEAIALRPCDPDDPPICSWLGAPIIQGDEVFGVLNVQSYEPGRFDEDAQRFLMTVANQAAIALSNVRLFQSEQERRRVADTLREVAHMMTGVLALDEIFAMILDQLARIVPYDTASLMLREGDMLRIVAARGFDESIRERVEHLELHVDDDPSLAQVLYTRRPLVLIDAREAPPSNVDDGTEHIRGWVGAPLLLGDEVIGILNVDSATVGAYDEEDAQLVLALASQAAQAIRNARLFAEVRRFNTELEQLVNERTAELQDAYARLAAERDRLQAVHAITVELTASLDLQTTLNRALELASKAIGARRGSIMLKDLKNGQLECRAVLNADGSVDSKRFTIMFERGAGLSGWVMQRQEAVCIADVRDDPRWLHEEGRAEEVRSVIAAPLMTQDSPLGVLILTSPEVDFFNQDQLQLLATIANEVAIVINNATLYSIINDIATERGNLWSQQREENSKNQAILQSLGEGVIVVDGDQNIVLYNAAAEQILGVPAQFVVKQPLSRIAEYCAGDGASERACRIYEGLRQGLQALTEAQKNHNRMLELPEPTQSILLNFAPWVGPRNAMYGSVVVIHDITREVEADRAKREFISNVSHELRTPLTSIKGYVDLLMLNPKWKLNEEQLSYLSVVKSNTHRLMNLINDILEIGRIDDNKVGLTFKHISIGAIFEEVNKTLRAEIERKRLSFSIEVADHTPPVMADETRLTQVVLNLASNAVKYTYPEGSVKLRAGLNPAGLLQVDVIDNGVGISPEQQQHLFRRFYRADNPLRDEAGGTGLGLSIAKSYVEMHGGQMWVESEPGKGSTFSFIIPLTQPESESAATSQSRS; this is encoded by the coding sequence ATGGACGCCACAACTGTTACGTCACCGCACGTTCGCGCATGGGAGATTCTAACAGGACTGGCGGAATATGGCCGGTCTGTCAGTGGTGATGCGCAGTCACTGGCGCAGCGCATCGTTGACCTGGCGCAGGAGTGCCTGCCCTGCCCCTGGGGCGTGATCGCGTTGCAGTTTGAAGGTGCGACGATCAGCGCCGGTTGGGGTGTCGGCGCGGAATGGCGTCAGCGCCTGATTGAGCGCGCCATTCCTGTTCCCGATCAGACGATCGAACTGCCGCTCTACATTCGTGATGAACCTGCGGGCATGGTGTGGCTTGGCATACCGGCTGCTCATCATGAACAACTCACTCCTGGCTTTCTGACCACACTGCGCCATCAGATCGAACTGCTGATCGCGCTGCTGGATCGTGAAGTCGCATCAGTCCCCACGACTGAAACGGCAGAATCCTCGCGCGAACAACGGTATGCCGACGAAATCGATACGTTGCGCGCGGTGAGTGTTCATCTGGGGTCCGGGCTTGCGTCCCATGAACTTCCTCGCGCAGTCGTCCGATGGGCGCAACAACTCGTCCCCTGCACGACGGTACTTCTCAGTCTGTTCAATCTCGAAACCGGACTGCTCGAACCGGTTGCGTCCCTCGGCGCTCCATTGGAATCTCCGGCGCCGATCGTATCGAATGACCATCAGATGTTGAGTGAATGGGTTGCCCGTCATCGGCGCACTATTCGTCTTTCCGATATTCGCTACGCTCCTATCTTGCCTGCGGTCGTCGCTTTTGCCGATGGACGTCCAATCGGCGCATATATGGCAACCCCGTTGCAGGTGGGGAATCAGGTGGTTGGCGTCCTTGAGTTGATGGACGTTCAACCTGATCGACTCGGCGAACACGAGGAACGTTTGATCGCCATCCTCGCAGCGCAGGCGGCGCAGTCTATCGCCAGTGCCCAGCGTTATGCCGAGGACGATGAACATCTTCAGGGTCGTCTGCTGCAATTGCGGTCATTGCAACGGATCAGTCGCGAACTGACCTCAACGCTTTATCTCCATAACATCCTCGATTTTGCGCTGAAAGAAGCGCTGCGCGCCACGCGCGCAACGCAGGGGTATGTGGCGTTGCGCGGCTATGTGGTGGAGCGTGAAGCATTTGAGATGGAGCAGTCCGATGCGCTTGGTGTCGCGGTTTCTCCACAGACCTATGTTACGCTGCGCTCCGTCGGCGAGAATGGACCGGTGCGCCTGATTGTCGCTGAAGGATATGCTCCTGATGATGATCATCAGTTGATTAATACGATCCTGGACGAGCGACGCACGGTTGCTGCGGAGGTGATAGCGCGCGGTGAGGCGCGGATCGTCGATCAACTTATGGATGATGATCGACCGGCGGCGGTTGGTCCATTGCCTGCCGCGACGCTGGCAGCGCCGATCTATTATGAAGAGCGAGTCATTGGCGTTATCAATCTGCACAGTTCACGGACGCGCGCCTTCAATCGCGATGCGCTCGATTTCATCCGCGCAGTCGCCGATCAGATCGCACTTGCCATCGGCAACGAAGAGCGGTACCACGAACAGCGTCGCCAGCGCGATTTGCTGGCTCAGCGCGCGACGACCCTCAATGAAGTGTTGCGCATCGGGCAGGAAATGCGCGCCGATCGCTCGCTCGACGATGTGCTCGAACAGATTGCGTTCAGCGTCGCCGAAACGGCCCGCTTCCGCTCGGTTGCGTTCTATCTGATCGATGCCGATGATGGCGCGACGGCGTCGCTGGTCGCCGCTGCGGGGTTGCCGCTGTCCGACATTGAGCGCCTGCGCCGGCGTCATTTGCCGTTGTCGCTGCTCGCACAGTTGCTCGATCCCCGGTATCGCATCGGGCGCAGTTTTTTTGTGCCGGGTGTGCGTGTGCGGGAACTGATCGATGGAGCGGACCTGCGCCTGCTCTCGCCGTTGGAAACGGAAGGATTGCGTACAGCGGATGAATGGCAGGTCGATGATGTCCTGATCGTGCCGCTCTACCGGAGTAAGTCGCGTCTGGTCGGGATCATGGTCGTGGATGAACCGTATGACCGTCAACTCCCGACCCCGCGCGCGGTCGAAACGCTCGAAATATTTGCCGATCAAGCGGCGATTGCTATCGAGAATGCCACGCTGCTGCGTGAAGCCCGATCACAGGCGGAACAGATGGCGGCGCTCTATCGCGCCAGCGCAGCGATGGTTTCCTCGCTCGATCTCGACAGTTTGCTCGAACGTATTTATGAGGAAATCGAGGCGCACGTCGGGACTCCGTCGTTCTGTTTTGTGGCGTCGTACAATCCGCTTCGTGACGAGATTTGTTTTGAGTTGTTCAAGCGTGAAGGGGTGACCGCAGCGCATTTGCACAAACGCACGATTCCTCGCAGTGGGTTGAGCGGTTGGGTGATCGATCACGGCAGAATGCTCCACATCGAGGATTATCTTGAAGCGCAGGATCGCCTGCCTGTGACGCCGGTCAATCTGGGAGAACCAATCCGTTCATGGGTTGGCATTCCGCTGATGCGTCAAAATCAGACCATTGGCGTCCTCTCGGTACAGAGTTTCGAGCCGCACGCTTTCGATGCGCGTGATGTGCAGTGGCTTTCGACGGTCGCTAACCAACTTGCGGTTGCGCTGTCGAATGCGCAACTGTTTGCGGAACGCGGGCAACGTATCAATGAACTGAACCTGATCAATTATATCGGGCACATTACCAGTTCGACATTTGATATTGAGCGGATGTTCGCTGGCGTCTACGAGGCGCTGGCCGGCTTCCTGCCGGTCGATGCGTTCGTTGCGTGCGTGTATGATTCCGCGCGGGATCGGATTGGTCAGACCTTCATCGTAGCGCATGGAACGCGCGTGTATCAGCGCATCGACCGCGCGCCGTCGCCTGGCGGATTGATTCGCCGCGTGATAGATGCGCATCAGCCGATGTGTCTGGAAGATGCGCATCGTGGGACGATTGACGTCGGTCTCGATGTCGTCTATCCCGGCGACGCCGACCATGCATGGGTGTCGAGCGTTGGCGTGCCGCTGGCAGCGGGTGATCACGAGGTCGTTGGCGTCCTCGTGTTGCAGAGCGCGACGCCGCGCGCCTATGGCGACCGCGAGTTGGCGTTCCTGAGCACGGTCGCCGTACAGGTGGCGCTTGGTGTGCAGAACATTCGCCTGTTTACCGAAGCGCGCGACAGCGCGACAGCGTTGCAACGCAAGGTCGGTGAACTGTCGGCGCTGCTGCGCGCCGCACAGGTGCTCAGTTCCTCGCTCAAACCGGACGACGTGCTCCAATCGCTCATGGCGATTGTCGCCGAACAGTTGCAGGTTGATACCGTCGCCCTCTGGAAGATCGACACCGATGGATTCCTCTCTCCGGCAGCCATGCAGGGCATTTCGCCCGATATGGCGCGCGTGTTGCGCGTGCCAATCGGCAGAGGGCTGACGGGGCGCGTCGCTGCGAGCGGGCGCCCGCTGGTGGTGACGAATGTCGAGGAAGATGGCACGTCGCTCTATCCGCAGTTCAACCGCGAGCATCAGTACACCTCGTTTATGGGTGTTCCCGTCGCCTACCGCGAACAGACGATCGGGGTCTTGAGCGTTATGACCGTGTCGCAGCGGTCTTTCAGCGACGACGAGGTGACCTTGCTGGCGGGGATTGCCGATCAGGCGGCGATTGCGCTCGAAAATGCGCGATTGTTCGCCGAGCGTGAGCGGCGGATTGCCGAATTGACCGCGTTGAACCATATCAGTCAGGCGATCAATGTCTCGCTCAGCACTGCGGAAATCCTGGAAGCGCTGCACCGCGGCATGAGCGAAGTGCTCGATACGTCGCAATCGTTCATTGCGTTGTACGACGCAAAAACGCGCCGCCTGACGTTCCCGCTGGTCTATGAGGATGGCCGCCGTGCGCCCGATAGAGAAACTGAGGTGATAGTCCTTGATGATCTGGCGGGCGGATTAACGCCGACGGTGATTCTCGAACGGCGACCGCTGCTGTTGCGCACCCGGCAGGAGGTCGAGGCGATTGCGCTGCGTCCATGCGACCCTGATGATCCGCCGATCTGTTCCTGGCTGGGCGCGCCGATCATTCAGGGCGATGAGGTTTTCGGCGTTCTAAATGTCCAGAGCTATGAGCCGGGCAGGTTTGATGAAGATGCGCAACGCTTTTTGATGACCGTCGCCAATCAGGCCGCCATTGCGTTGAGCAATGTCCGTCTGTTCCAGAGCGAGCAGGAGCGCCGTCGGGTGGCGGATACGTTGCGCGAAGTTGCGCACATGATGACTGGCGTGCTGGCGCTCGACGAAATCTTCGCCATGATCCTCGATCAGTTGGCGCGGATTGTTCCTTACGATACGGCCTCGCTCATGCTGCGCGAGGGGGATATGCTGCGTATCGTGGCGGCGCGTGGTTTTGATGAGTCGATCCGGGAGCGTGTCGAGCATCTCGAACTGCACGTTGATGATGATCCGTCACTGGCACAGGTGCTGTACACTCGTCGTCCACTGGTGCTGATCGATGCGCGGGAAGCGCCGCCGTCCAATGTGGATGACGGCACTGAACATATCCGTGGTTGGGTGGGTGCGCCATTGCTGCTCGGCGATGAGGTGATCGGCATCCTCAACGTCGATAGCGCCACTGTCGGCGCGTATGATGAAGAGGATGCCCAACTCGTCCTCGCGCTGGCAAGCCAGGCGGCGCAGGCGATCCGCAATGCGCGCCTGTTCGCCGAGGTGCGCCGTTTCAATACGGAGCTTGAGCAGCTGGTCAATGAGCGCACCGCAGAGTTGCAGGATGCATATGCCCGCCTTGCCGCCGAGCGCGATCGGTTGCAGGCGGTGCACGCAATTACAGTGGAACTGACAGCCAGCCTCGACCTGCAAACGACGCTGAACCGTGCGCTGGAATTGGCGTCGAAGGCGATTGGTGCGCGCCGCGGCTCGATTATGCTCAAGGACCTTAAGAACGGTCAACTCGAGTGTCGCGCCGTGCTCAATGCCGATGGCTCGGTTGATTCGAAGCGTTTTACCATCATGTTCGAGCGCGGCGCCGGGCTGTCCGGGTGGGTGATGCAACGGCAGGAGGCGGTCTGTATCGCCGATGTGCGCGATGATCCCCGCTGGCTGCACGAAGAAGGACGCGCCGAAGAGGTGCGTTCGGTGATCGCTGCGCCACTAATGACGCAGGACAGTCCGCTCGGCGTCCTGATCCTGACCAGTCCCGAAGTCGATTTTTTCAACCAGGATCAACTGCAACTGCTGGCAACGATCGCCAACGAAGTGGCAATCGTGATCAACAATGCGACGCTCTATTCTATTATCAACGACATTGCCACCGAACGCGGCAATTTGTGGTCGCAGCAGCGCGAGGAGAATAGTAAAAATCAGGCGATCTTGCAAAGCCTGGGCGAGGGCGTGATCGTCGTGGACGGAGATCAGAACATTGTGCTCTACAATGCTGCTGCCGAACAGATTCTGGGCGTCCCGGCGCAATTTGTTGTCAAACAACCACTGTCCCGGATCGCGGAATATTGTGCGGGCGATGGGGCGTCTGAGCGCGCTTGCCGCATCTATGAGGGGCTGCGCCAGGGATTGCAGGCGCTGACTGAGGCGCAAAAAAACCATAACCGCATGCTCGAACTTCCGGAGCCGACGCAGTCGATTCTGCTGAACTTTGCGCCCTGGGTTGGTCCGCGGAACGCGATGTACGGCAGTGTAGTCGTGATCCACGATATTACGCGCGAAGTCGAAGCCGATCGCGCAAAGCGTGAATTTATCTCGAATGTCTCTCACGAACTGCGCACTCCGCTGACATCGATCAAAGGGTATGTAGATTTGTTGATGCTTAATCCTAAATGGAAGCTCAATGAGGAGCAGTTGTCGTATCTGAGTGTGGTGAAGAGTAATACCCATCGGCTCATGAACCTGATCAACGATATTCTGGAGATCGGGCGGATCGATGATAACAAGGTCGGGTTGACCTTCAAGCATATCTCTATCGGCGCTATCTTCGAGGAGGTTAACAAGACGCTGCGCGCTGAAATTGAGCGGAAGCGTTTGTCGTTCAGCATCGAAGTTGCCGACCATACGCCGCCGGTCATGGCGGATGAGACGCGCCTGACACAGGTAGTGCTGAACCTGGCATCGAATGCGGTGAAGTATACCTATCCCGAAGGGTCGGTCAAACTGCGCGCCGGACTGAATCCCGCCGGGTTGCTTCAGGTTGATGTGATCGATAATGGCGTGGGAATTTCGCCCGAGCAGCAGCAGCACCTCTTCCGCCGCTTCTACCGCGCCGATAATCCGCTTCGTGATGAGGCCGGCGGCACCGGTCTCGGGCTGTCGATCGCCAAATCGTATGTCGAAATGCACGGCGGCCAGATGTGGGTCGAGAGTGAACCGGGCAAGGGAAGTACGTTCAGTTTCATTATTCCGCTGACCCAGCCAGAGTCGGAATCGGCGGCAACATCGCAGAGTCGGTCATGA